The DNA segment GCATCACCGCGATGCAGCCGATCTCGGCCAGTTGGCGGGCGATGATCGGGTCATCGCTGGTGTAGACCATCACGTCGAAACCTTCCTTGACCAGGGTTTCGGCGGCCTTGAGGGTTTCGATCACGTTGGGGAACAGGGTTTTCTGGTCCGCCAGCACTTCCAGCTTCACCAGGTTGTGGCCGTCGAGCAGCTCACGGGCCAGGCGGCAGGTGCGCACGGCTTCGATGGCGTCGTAGCAACCGGCAGTGTTCGGCAGGATGGTGTAGCGATCCGGCGGCAGGATATCCAGCAGGTTCGGTTCGCCCGGGTTCTGGCCGATATTGGTGCGGCGCACGGCCACTGTCACGATTTCGGCGCCCGAGGCTTCGATAGCCAGGCGGGTTTCTTCCATGTCGCGGTACTTGCCGGTGCCTACCAGCAAACGCGACTGGTAAGTACGACCGGCCAGGACGAAGGGCTTGTCGCTACGAACGATGCTCATGGGAAATCCTCGAGTTGGGGTGAGGTTCTGCAGAATTCGGGTAGTTGCCCCGGGCCTAGCCGCCGCCGATGGCGTGGACCACTTCGACCTGGTCGCCTTCGGTGAGGGCGGTTTCGGTGTGCTGGCTACGCGGGACGATATCCTGGTTGAGCTCCACTGCGACGCGACGTCCGGTCAGTTCCAGACGGGTCAGCAGGGCCGCGACGGTTTCACCGTCGGGCAGTTCATAGGATTCGCCGTTCAATTGAATGCGCATGCCACGGGCCGCCATCGTTTTTAGGGGCCAGCATTCTAGCCTGATCGTGACCTGAAGGTCAGCTACAAGCGTCAGGCGGTCAGTTGCAGGCGCCAGGCGGCGAGCCCCAGGCACAGCCAGCCAATCAGGAACGCCAGGCCGCCAAACGGCGTGATGATCCCCAGTTTGCCGATGCCGATGGTGGTCAACAGGTACAGGCTGCCGGAGAACAACAGGATACCGATGCTGAACGACACACCGGCCCACAGCACCAGCCGCCCAGGCATATGCGCGGCCAATAAGGCCACGCCAAACAACGCCAGGGCGTGCACCAACTGGTAGGTCACACCGGTGTGGAAAATCGCCAGGTACTCAGCACTCAGGCTCTTTTTCAGGCCATGGGCGGCAAATGCGCCGAGGGCAACACCGGTAAAACCGAAAAAGGCAGCCAGCATCAGAAAGCCACGCAACATGAGGAACTCCAGTCAGACTCATTGGGCAGGGTCTGTATAATGGCCCGCTCAACGGGTTCGGCCAAGCCATCTCTATGCTGCGTGTCCTCTTCAGTCGTTTTCTCAAAGTCGTGAAATGGTTTGTCATCGGCAGTGTTTTGCTGGTGCTGCTGTTTCGTGTCGTCCCGCCGCCGTTCACCGCACTGATGGTCGAGCGCAAGATCGAATCCTGGATCGACAGCGAGCCCATTGACCTGCAACGGACCTGGGTGCCGTGGGATGAGATCTCCGATGACCTGAAAGTCGCGGTGATGGCCGGCGAGGACCAGCGCTTCCCGCAGCATTGGGGCTTTGACTTTGGTGCGATCCAGGCCGCTTTGCTGCATAACGAGCGCGGTGGTTCGATTCGCGGCGCCAGTACACTGAGCCAGCAGGTATCGAAGAACCTGTTCCTGTGGGCCGGCCGCAGTTATTTGCGCAAGGGCCTGGAAGCCTGGTTTACCGGGTTGATCGAGATCCTGTGGCCCAAGCAGCGGATCCTTGAGGTGTACCTCAACAGCGTGGAGTGGGATGAAGGGGTATTTGGCGCAGAGGCGGCGGCGCGGCATCATTTTGGCGTGGGTGCCAAGGGACTTTCGCGGCAGCAGGCCAGCTATCTGGCCGCTGTACTGCCTAATCCACGGGTGTGGAGTGCCAGCCATCCGACGGCGTATGTGGCGCGGCGGGCGGCTTGGATTCGTCAGCAGATGGGGCAGTTGGGTGGTACCGGCTATTTGAATGAGCTGAACAGTACGCGGCAGGCGCCGAGGGCCAACTGACACCACCCAATAGGGCTGGCTGACCCACCGCGATCGCAGGCCAGCCAGCGCCTACACCCTGGACCGCGTAAGGCTTGAGGTTTCTCGGGCACGAACAAAAATGCCCCGATCTTTCGATCGGGGCATTTTTTTGGTCGTTCGCAGCGTGCTAGGCGGCGATCGACAATTTCAGCTTATTCATCGCGCTCTTCTCAAGCTGACGAATACGCTCGGCCGACACGTTGTACTTCTGCGCCAAGTCGTGCAGCGTGGCTTTTTCTTCTGCCAGCCAGCGCTGGTAGAGGATGTCACGGCTGCGGTCGTCCAGCACTTCCAGCGCTTCGTGCAGATTGTGGTTGGAGTTGTCGCTCCAATCGGCATCTTCCAGTTGACGCGCCGGGTCGTACCGGTGGTCTTCCAGGTAGTTGGCCGGCGATTGGAAAGCGCTGTCGTCGTCCGCTTCGGCGGCCGGGTCGAAGGCCATATCATGGCCGGTCAGGCGACTTTCCATCTCGCGCACTTCCCGAGGCTCCACACCGAGGCTTTCCGCCACACGGTGGACTTCCTCGTTGTTCAGCCACGCCAGGCGTTTCTTCTGGCTGCGCAGGTTGAAGAACAGCTTGCGCTGGGCCTTGGTGGTCGCCACTTTCACGATGCGCCAGTTGCGCAGGATGAACTCGTGGATTTCCGCCTTGATCCAGTGCACAGCGAACGACACCAGGCGCACACCCATTTCCGGGTTGAAGCGTTTTACAGCCTTCATCAGGCCGACGTTGCCTTCCTGGATCAGGTCAGCCTGGGCCAGGCCGTAGCCGCTATAGCTACGGGCGATATGTACGACAAAACGCAGGTGGGCGAGCACCATCTGCCGAGCCGCCCCCAAATCCTGCTCATAGTAGAGACTCTCGGCCAGTTCACGCTCCTGCTCAGGCGTCAGCAATGGAATGCTGTTGACCGTGTGCACATAAGCCTCCAGGTTCGCACCCGGGACCAGAGCATAAGCAGGTTGCAAAGAAGTGGTCATACGAAAAAACCTCCGACTCACATAACTCGTGCAGTTCAGCACTGCGAAAATTGACCGGGAACCGTAGGACAAGTTCCCTAAACCACTGATACGGTCAATACAAACGAAACCACATTAATCTGACATTAACTACTTCGGCGCCAGCTCACGTAGATGCCGTGCGACCGCAATCCAAGCACCGATATACCCCAACAACACCGCGCCAAGCAAGAGTGATAGACCATCGGCCGCAGGTACGCCAGCCAGGGCAAAGTCACTGCCATACAATCCGGCCAGGCCGACTACCGCGTCGTTCAGCCAATCCAGGCCAAACGCCAGGACGCCCCAGGACAGAATCCCCGCACCGAAGCCATAAAGCGCGCCCATATATAGAAAAGGACGACGCACATAGCTGTCTGTGCCGCCGACCAGTTTAATCACTTCTATCTCGGTGCGGCGGTTTTCAATATGAAGACGAATGGTATTGCCTATCACCAAAAGTAATGCAGAAACCAGCAACACCGTCAGGCCGAAGACAAACCGGTCGCCCAGCTTGAGAATCGCCGCCAGACGCTCGACCCACACTAAATCAAGCTGCGCCTGTTGCACCTTGGGCAGTTCAGCCAATTTTTGTCTTAATGCTTCAAGGGCCGTCTTGTCGATTTCATTGGGCGTGACCAGCACAACCCCCGGCAGCGGGTTCTGCGGCAGCTCCTTGAGCGCCTCACCCAAGCCGGACTGTTGCTGGAACTCTTCCAGCGCCTGGTCGCGGCTGATGTACTCGGCATCCGCCACACCCGGCAGGTTCTTGATCTGCTCGCGCAAGGCCTCGCCTTCAGTGGCGCTGGCATCCAGTTGCAGGTACAGGGAAATCTGCGCCGCGCGCTGCCAGGAACCGCCCAGGCGCTCGACATTATTCAGCAGCAACGACAAACCCATCGGCAGGCTCAACGCCACGGCCATCACCAGGCAGGTGAAGAAGCTGCCAATCGGCTGCTTGCCCAGGCGGCGCAGGCTGTCCACCAGGCTGGCGCGATGGCTTTCGATCCAGGCGTGCAGCAAGGTGCTGAAGTCAGGACCGTCATCATCGTCGCGTTTCTTTTTCTGCGGTTGCGGGTCGGCGGCTTT comes from the Pseudomonas shahriarae genome and includes:
- a CDS encoding thiazole synthase, which produces MSIVRSDKPFVLAGRTYQSRLLVGTGKYRDMEETRLAIEASGAEIVTVAVRRTNIGQNPGEPNLLDILPPDRYTILPNTAGCYDAIEAVRTCRLARELLDGHNLVKLEVLADQKTLFPNVIETLKAAETLVKEGFDVMVYTSDDPIIARQLAEIGCIAVMPLAGLIGTGLGICNPYNLQIILEEAKIPVLVDAGVGTASDATIAMELGCEAVLMNSAIANAQQPIMMAEAMKHAIVAGRLAYLAGRMPKKLYASASSPLDGLIK
- the thiS gene encoding sulfur carrier protein ThiS produces the protein MRIQLNGESYELPDGETVAALLTRLELTGRRVAVELNQDIVPRSQHTETALTEGDQVEVVHAIGGG
- a CDS encoding DUF423 domain-containing protein → MLRGFLMLAAFFGFTGVALGAFAAHGLKKSLSAEYLAIFHTGVTYQLVHALALFGVALLAAHMPGRLVLWAGVSFSIGILLFSGSLYLLTTIGIGKLGIITPFGGLAFLIGWLCLGLAAWRLQLTA
- the mtgA gene encoding monofunctional biosynthetic peptidoglycan transglycosylase — its product is MLRVLFSRFLKVVKWFVIGSVLLVLLFRVVPPPFTALMVERKIESWIDSEPIDLQRTWVPWDEISDDLKVAVMAGEDQRFPQHWGFDFGAIQAALLHNERGGSIRGASTLSQQVSKNLFLWAGRSYLRKGLEAWFTGLIEILWPKQRILEVYLNSVEWDEGVFGAEAAARHHFGVGAKGLSRQQASYLAAVLPNPRVWSASHPTAYVARRAAWIRQQMGQLGGTGYLNELNSTRQAPRAN
- the rpoH gene encoding RNA polymerase sigma factor RpoH; amino-acid sequence: MTTSLQPAYALVPGANLEAYVHTVNSIPLLTPEQERELAESLYYEQDLGAARQMVLAHLRFVVHIARSYSGYGLAQADLIQEGNVGLMKAVKRFNPEMGVRLVSFAVHWIKAEIHEFILRNWRIVKVATTKAQRKLFFNLRSQKKRLAWLNNEEVHRVAESLGVEPREVREMESRLTGHDMAFDPAAEADDDSAFQSPANYLEDHRYDPARQLEDADWSDNSNHNLHEALEVLDDRSRDILYQRWLAEEKATLHDLAQKYNVSAERIRQLEKSAMNKLKLSIAA
- the ftsX gene encoding permease-like cell division protein FtsX — encoded protein: MSATRSPKVSERVAPKAADPQPQKKKRDDDDGPDFSTLLHAWIESHRASLVDSLRRLGKQPIGSFFTCLVMAVALSLPMGLSLLLNNVERLGGSWQRAAQISLYLQLDASATEGEALREQIKNLPGVADAEYISRDQALEEFQQQSGLGEALKELPQNPLPGVVLVTPNEIDKTALEALRQKLAELPKVQQAQLDLVWVERLAAILKLGDRFVFGLTVLLVSALLLVIGNTIRLHIENRRTEIEVIKLVGGTDSYVRRPFLYMGALYGFGAGILSWGVLAFGLDWLNDAVVGLAGLYGSDFALAGVPAADGLSLLLGAVLLGYIGAWIAVARHLRELAPK